The proteins below come from a single Streptomyces sp. SCSIO 75703 genomic window:
- a CDS encoding C40 family peptidase has product MSALNRVPSLMARAGTASALTLAAVGGSVVIPGAASEAAAAPHAAKAVQIAASKKGSPYQWGATGPGRFDCSGLTLYSFNKAGKKLPRTAAQQYNKTRHISSGSRKAGDLVFFHSGRSVYHVGIYAGGGKIWHAPKTGDVVRLQKIWTKSVWYGRVK; this is encoded by the coding sequence ATGTCTGCGCTCAATCGTGTCCCGTCGCTCATGGCCCGTGCCGGTACGGCCTCGGCCCTCACCCTCGCCGCCGTCGGCGGCTCCGTCGTGATCCCCGGCGCCGCCTCCGAGGCCGCCGCGGCACCCCACGCCGCCAAGGCGGTACAGATCGCCGCCTCCAAGAAGGGCTCCCCCTACCAGTGGGGCGCCACGGGTCCTGGCAGGTTCGACTGCTCCGGGCTGACGCTGTACTCCTTCAACAAGGCCGGCAAGAAGCTGCCGCGTACCGCCGCCCAGCAGTACAACAAGACCCGGCACATCTCCTCCGGCAGTCGCAAGGCCGGTGACCTGGTCTTCTTCCACTCCGGCCGGAGCGTCTACCACGTCGGCATCTACGCCGGCGGCGGCAAGATCTGGCACGCCCCGAAGACCGGGGACGTGGTGCGCCTGCAGAAGATCTGGACCAAGA